In Bacteroides coprosuis DSM 18011, the following are encoded in one genomic region:
- a CDS encoding hypothetical protein (KEGG: bfs:BF0671 hypothetical protein~SPTR: Putative uncharacterized protein;~IMG reference gene:2504106476) — protein MEIDIDNRVTPKYINELEECEVFVFGSNLPGLHVGGAANVAHNKWGAVWGQGVGLQGQTYAIPTMQGDIETVEPYVNDFIEFAKKHQELIFLVTPIGCGIAGFTPKEIAPLFREATSLDNVYLPRSFWDILN, from the coding sequence ATGGAAATAGATATTGATAATAGAGTTACTCCAAAATATATTAATGAATTGGAGGAATGTGAAGTTTTTGTATTCGGTAGTAATTTACCAGGATTACATGTTGGAGGTGCAGCCAACGTAGCACACAATAAATGGGGAGCAGTATGGGGACAAGGAGTAGGTCTGCAAGGTCAAACTTATGCCATACCAACCATGCAAGGTGACATAGAAACGGTAGAACCCTACGTTAACGACTTCATAGAATTTGCAAAAAAGCACCAAGAATTAATATTTCTTGTTACACCTATTGGATGTGGCATAGCAGGATTTACACCCAAAGAGATAGCCCCACTATTTAGAGAAGCTACCTCTTTAGATAATGTATACTTACCTCGTAGTTTTTGGGATATTCTAAATTAG
- a CDS encoding heavy metal translocating P-type ATPase (COGs: COG2217 Cation transport ATPase~InterProIPR008250:IPR005834:IPR006416:IPR006404:IPR 001757~KEGG: gfo:GFO_0024 heavy metal-(Cd/Co/Hg/Pb/Zn)-translocating P-type ATPase~PFAM: ATPase, P-type, ATPase-associated domain; Haloacid dehalogenase-like hydrolase~PRIAM: Cadmium-exporting ATPase~SPTR: Heavy metal-(Cd/Co/Hg/Pb/Zn)-translocating P-type ATPase;~TIGRFAM: ATPase, P-type, heavy metal translocating; ATPase, P-type, heavy metal-(Cd/Co/Hg/Pb/Zn)-translocating; ATPase, P-type, K/Mg/Cd/Cu/Zn/Na/Ca/Na/H-transporter~IMG reference gene:2504106475~PFAM: E1-E2 ATPase; haloacid dehalogenase-like hydrolase~TIGRFAM: heavy metal translocating P-type ATPase; ATPase, P-type (transporting), HAD superfamily, subfamily IC; heavy metal-(Cd/Co/Hg/Pb/Zn)-translocating P-type ATPase): MSKDIDTHNSASYQGAEPIHSRSYALNSENENKQNKISCSGCSHEHNHSGALDVKELAPIIFSTVLLVLGLILEHTVWGASFPSYVYPIFYILAYIPVAFPVLREAVEAVIHEKDFFNEFSLMGIATIGALSLGEYPEAVAVMLLYSIGELFQSMAVGKATKNIESLLDVRVEEARRITPTGIDIIPSEEVKIGDRIQLRVGDKLPVDGVLFSDKASFNTVALTGESVPQTKRRGEPVLAGMINLDGVIEIESSKVYKDSALSKILEMVQEATERKAKTELLMRKFARWYTPAVFWLAVVLAFLPALLVSDYVFTEWLYRALVFLVISCPCALVISIPLGYFGGIGAASRKGILFKGANYLDQMSHVNTVVVDKTGTMTEGVFEVQEVFAEGDRQSFLDITSAVESFSSHPIAQAILAYHNANQAIIDRIENIEEVAGHGVKCELDGDILLVGNYKLLDKFGVSYDSKVKEIVGTTILVSKGNQYLGAIHIADKIKEDAEEAVLSLHQSGVKNIIMLSGDNPAITQEVGDKIGIDKAIGGLLPQEKVAYVEDLKKNPKNVICFVGDGINDAPSLALSDIGIAMGAMGADAAIEVADVVIQTDQPSKISKAIKIAKATRKIVFQNIALAFSIKLFVLLLGALGIATMWEAVIADVGVTILAVLNAVRILYKKDF, encoded by the coding sequence ATGTCAAAAGATATAGATACCCACAATTCTGCTTCCTATCAAGGAGCAGAACCTATTCATAGTCGTAGCTATGCCTTAAATAGTGAAAACGAAAACAAGCAAAATAAAATCTCTTGTTCAGGTTGTTCTCATGAGCATAATCACTCAGGGGCTTTAGATGTAAAAGAACTTGCTCCTATAATTTTTAGTACAGTATTATTGGTATTAGGGTTGATTCTTGAGCACACTGTTTGGGGAGCATCATTCCCTTCCTATGTCTATCCTATTTTTTATATTCTAGCTTATATTCCCGTAGCTTTTCCTGTTTTAAGAGAAGCGGTTGAAGCCGTTATTCACGAGAAAGATTTTTTCAATGAATTCTCTTTGATGGGAATTGCAACTATTGGGGCCTTATCTCTAGGAGAATATCCTGAGGCTGTTGCAGTAATGCTTTTGTATTCTATAGGAGAGTTATTTCAATCTATGGCTGTTGGTAAAGCTACTAAGAATATAGAATCTCTATTAGATGTACGAGTAGAGGAAGCGAGAAGAATTACACCCACAGGTATAGATATAATTCCTTCAGAAGAAGTAAAGATAGGAGATCGGATTCAGTTAAGGGTAGGAGATAAATTACCAGTAGATGGTGTTTTGTTTTCGGATAAAGCTAGCTTTAATACAGTAGCTCTAACAGGAGAGAGTGTCCCTCAAACCAAAAGAAGGGGCGAGCCTGTTTTAGCTGGTATGATAAACCTAGATGGAGTTATAGAGATAGAGTCTTCTAAAGTATATAAGGACAGTGCATTGTCCAAGATACTAGAGATGGTACAAGAAGCTACCGAACGTAAAGCAAAAACAGAACTTTTAATGCGGAAGTTTGCTCGCTGGTATACTCCTGCTGTTTTTTGGTTAGCCGTAGTGTTAGCCTTCCTTCCTGCTTTATTGGTTAGCGATTATGTGTTTACTGAATGGTTATATAGAGCATTGGTCTTTTTGGTAATCTCTTGTCCATGTGCTTTAGTTATCTCTATTCCTTTGGGTTATTTTGGAGGTATTGGAGCTGCTTCCCGTAAAGGTATCTTGTTTAAAGGAGCCAACTATCTTGATCAGATGTCTCATGTAAATACGGTGGTAGTAGATAAAACAGGAACAATGACAGAAGGTGTGTTTGAAGTACAAGAAGTGTTTGCAGAAGGAGACCGTCAAAGTTTTCTTGATATAACATCTGCTGTAGAAAGCTTCTCTTCCCATCCCATTGCTCAGGCGATACTAGCTTATCATAACGCCAATCAGGCAATCATAGATAGAATTGAAAATATCGAAGAGGTGGCTGGACATGGTGTGAAATGTGAGCTAGACGGAGATATTTTATTAGTAGGAAATTATAAACTATTAGATAAGTTTGGGGTGTCCTATGATTCTAAGGTGAAAGAGATAGTAGGCACAACTATATTAGTGAGTAAAGGAAATCAATACTTAGGAGCTATTCATATTGCTGATAAAATTAAGGAAGATGCAGAAGAAGCTGTTTTATCATTGCATCAAAGTGGTGTAAAAAACATTATTATGCTGAGTGGAGATAATCCAGCTATTACTCAAGAAGTAGGAGATAAGATTGGTATAGATAAGGCTATTGGAGGGTTACTTCCCCAAGAGAAAGTAGCTTATGTTGAAGATCTAAAAAAGAATCCTAAAAACGTGATTTGTTTTGTAGGCGACGGAATTAACGACGCACCTTCTTTGGCACTAAGTGATATAGGTATTGCTATGGGCGCTATGGGGGCTGATGCAGCCATTGAGGTTGCAGATGTAGTAATTCAAACTGATCAGCCTTCAAAGATAAGTAAGGCTATAAAAATAGCTAAAGCTACTCGGAAAATAGTATTCCAAAATATAGCTTTAGCCTTTAGTATTAAACTCTTTGTACTGCTATTGGGAGCACTAGGTATTGCTACTATGTGGGAAGCCGTTATAGCAGATGTCGGAGTTACTATATTGGCAGTATTGAATGCTGTACGTATTTTATATAAAAAGGATTTCTAA
- a CDS encoding Xenobiotic-transporting ATPase (COGs: COG1132 ABC-type multidrug transport system ATPase and permease components~InterPro IPR001140:IPR003439:IPR003593~KEGG: fjo:Fjoh_2404 ABC transporter related~PFAM: ABC transporter-like; ABC transporter, transmembrane domain~PRIAM: Xenobiotic-transporting ATPase~SMART: ATPase, AAA+ type, core~SPTR: ABC superfamily ATP binding cassette transporter, membrane protein;~IMG reference gene:2504106480~PFAM: ABC transporter transmembrane region; ABC transporter), translating into MTFYQLYKKLKPYVRPYRWIIGITLFFTALGSFVGQVNAFIMKYTVDGISDYITHQETVRNGFLLLLFVGTAFIGKELIHVFIQIGQKFYGEKLRIFISKDLAQTIINKILTYNVSFFTSDDNQSGKLQTRIDKGVDSLTRLVQNFFIDILPLFATALVALLMMFYSNWIIGVIGLCVIPIYFYASTKQAQRLKGSRQYIKKFREEKSHGIITILESILVIKSFVREDIEEEKQLQLQNNLTFAQISIRKIRTLFEASKDIIEQLGLTLIILITTYFIINGQMTIGAIMFNIMLFNNVAAPIRQFHRIYGEMHDALIYSESYFEILEADSQKEQSGSYIPEKLKGKFEIKNVSFTYPNGTEALKNINITIEPQEITALVGLSGAGKTTIVNLLDRFYEPSSGQILLDGVPLQDYDTHFLRENIGLVLQKNHIFNGSIEENIRYGNPTAPFEEVIDAAKKAHIHEQIMEMPDKYNTKALNLSGGQQQRIAIARLFLKNPPIIFLDEPTASLDAIATEQIKNSIDAIKQNRTVIIISHSISQIIDSDTIYSMNKGRIAECGSHEEIYQMGGTYSQIFDSMVRSLNIEKISQTIKK; encoded by the coding sequence ATGACTTTTTATCAATTATATAAAAAATTAAAACCTTACGTCCGACCTTATCGTTGGATTATTGGTATCACACTATTTTTCACAGCATTGGGATCTTTCGTAGGACAAGTCAATGCATTCATTATGAAGTACACGGTAGATGGTATAAGCGATTACATCACTCACCAAGAAACAGTACGCAACGGATTTTTGCTATTACTCTTTGTAGGAACAGCTTTCATTGGCAAAGAGCTAATCCATGTATTTATACAGATTGGTCAAAAGTTTTATGGCGAAAAGCTAAGAATTTTTATTTCTAAGGACTTAGCACAAACGATTATCAATAAAATTTTAACGTATAATGTCTCCTTCTTTACTAGTGACGACAATCAATCAGGCAAACTGCAAACTCGTATTGATAAAGGGGTAGATAGCTTAACCCGACTTGTACAAAACTTTTTTATTGATATATTACCTCTCTTTGCCACTGCTTTAGTTGCCTTGTTAATGATGTTTTACTCCAACTGGATCATAGGAGTTATCGGTCTATGCGTTATTCCCATTTACTTTTATGCAAGCACAAAGCAAGCGCAAAGACTGAAAGGATCTCGTCAATACATCAAAAAGTTTAGAGAAGAAAAGAGTCATGGTATTATCACTATTTTAGAGTCGATCTTAGTCATAAAATCTTTTGTAAGAGAAGATATAGAGGAAGAAAAGCAACTTCAGCTTCAAAATAATCTAACTTTTGCTCAAATTAGTATTCGCAAAATAAGAACTCTTTTTGAGGCCTCTAAAGACATCATAGAACAACTCGGACTGACTCTCATTATTCTTATTACCACCTATTTCATTATCAATGGGCAAATGACTATTGGAGCAATCATGTTTAACATCATGCTTTTCAATAATGTAGCTGCTCCAATTAGACAATTTCATCGTATCTATGGAGAGATGCACGATGCTTTAATCTATTCTGAAAGTTACTTCGAGATATTAGAAGCCGACTCCCAGAAAGAACAATCGGGTAGTTATATCCCCGAAAAATTAAAAGGTAAATTTGAAATAAAGAACGTTAGCTTTACTTATCCAAATGGAACAGAAGCACTTAAGAATATCAATATAACAATTGAACCTCAAGAGATTACAGCTTTAGTTGGTCTATCAGGAGCAGGAAAGACGACGATAGTCAATCTTTTAGATCGTTTTTACGAACCTAGTTCAGGACAAATTTTATTAGATGGTGTTCCATTACAAGACTACGATACTCACTTTTTAAGAGAAAATATAGGGCTTGTGTTACAAAAGAATCACATATTCAATGGTTCTATCGAAGAAAACATAAGATATGGCAACCCTACTGCTCCATTTGAAGAGGTGATAGATGCTGCTAAAAAAGCACACATTCATGAGCAAATTATGGAGATGCCGGATAAGTATAATACAAAAGCTCTTAATTTATCAGGAGGGCAGCAACAACGTATTGCTATAGCCAGATTGTTTCTAAAAAATCCACCTATTATCTTTTTAGATGAACCCACAGCCAGCCTTGATGCTATTGCTACTGAGCAGATAAAAAACAGTATTGATGCTATTAAGCAAAACCGCACTGTGATTATAATTTCTCACAGCATATCTCAAATCATAGATTCCGACACCATTTATTCTATGAATAAAGGTCGAATAGCAGAATGTGGATCACATGAAGAAATTTATCAAATGGGAGGCACCTATTCTCAGATATTTGACTCTATGGTAAGAAGCCTCAATATTGAGAAAATATCACAAACTATCAAAAAATAA
- a CDS encoding hypothetical protein (KEGG: aag:AaeL_AAEL001782 hypothetical protein~SPTR: Putative cation transporter;~IMG reference gene:2504106482) codes for MKQIKNHIDRLKRLKQEELIQLLFITLFYTIQILFIALVFPQKTILLPQINSTFVLITLYLLCAIIGTQMHQLKDHITLLFTLYCGISIGTILTTKPYEILEMGALSGALSGAILYSLKHQVHRFIYTRKLAYHLLMKTYRASFALSVIAVLIFLTIQAETRQLYLIVIIALLSLAIQFNHKISNLIHKKQTK; via the coding sequence ATGAAACAAATTAAAAATCACATAGATAGACTCAAGAGATTAAAACAAGAAGAGCTAATTCAACTGCTCTTTATCACTCTGTTTTATACGATACAAATATTATTTATAGCTCTAGTTTTCCCTCAAAAAACCATTTTGTTACCACAAATAAATTCCACTTTTGTACTGATCACTCTATATCTACTTTGTGCTATTATAGGGACCCAAATGCACCAATTAAAAGACCATATTACATTACTTTTTACTCTTTATTGCGGCATAAGTATAGGTACTATATTAACAACAAAACCTTATGAAATTTTAGAAATGGGAGCATTAAGTGGTGCACTCAGTGGTGCAATATTATACAGTTTAAAGCATCAAGTACATCGGTTTATTTATACTCGGAAACTAGCTTATCACTTACTTATGAAGACTTATAGAGCTAGTTTTGCTCTTTCGGTCATTGCTGTTCTAATATTCTTAACCATACAAGCAGAAACAAGGCAACTTTATCTTATAGTAATAATAGCTCTATTGAGTCTTGCAATTCAATTCAATCATAAAATATCAAATCTTATTCATAAAAAACAAACAAAATGA
- a CDS encoding hypothetical protein (KEGG: ppr:PBPRA2258 hypothetical protein~SPTR: Putative uncharacterized protein;~IMG reference gene:2504106477~PFAM: Putative cyclase): MKLHIDLDSSYPAYEWLEKQADKIGARGHFGTHIDCYSKTPSENNYNLPVFILDCREGMPTLNEAKKLPSLEGQALLLYTDNLNQNDYGSKAYFNDMDTSLSMDILEEILKANPQLILIDSYGIGRHGEHHQSLDVRCEQSDCFVIENILVKPEMISEIRQIQVSFDLDYPSTGKPCEVTYSK; the protein is encoded by the coding sequence ATGAAATTACATATAGATTTAGATTCAAGCTATCCAGCATATGAGTGGCTCGAAAAACAAGCAGATAAAATTGGTGCTAGAGGGCATTTTGGCACACATATAGATTGTTACTCTAAGACTCCGAGTGAAAACAATTACAATTTACCCGTATTTATTTTAGATTGTAGAGAAGGTATGCCTACACTCAATGAGGCTAAAAAACTACCCTCTTTGGAAGGACAAGCTCTTTTACTCTATACCGATAATTTGAATCAAAATGATTACGGTTCTAAGGCTTATTTTAACGATATGGATACTTCTCTAAGTATGGATATTTTAGAAGAAATATTGAAAGCCAATCCACAATTGATATTGATAGATTCTTATGGTATTGGAAGACATGGAGAGCATCATCAAAGTTTGGATGTTCGATGTGAGCAGTCTGATTGTTTTGTAATTGAAAATATCCTTGTCAAACCAGAGATGATTTCAGAGATAAGGCAAATTCAAGTGAGTTTTGACTTAGATTATCCTTCAACAGGAAAACCTTGTGAAGTGACTTATTCTAAATAA
- a CDS encoding transcriptional regulator, MarR family (COGs: COG1846 Transcriptional regulators~InterPro IPR000835~KEGG: gur:Gura_1130 MarR family transcriptional regulator~PFAM: HTH transcriptional regulator, MarR~SMART: HTH transcriptional regulator, MarR~SPTR: MarR family transcriptional regulator;~IMG reference gene:2504106478~PFAM: MarR family), translated as MKTKLDEYVGYNIFVVASLLKRQIFRILSKQNINITPDQWIVLSYIWENDGQTISELVKNSNKDFANVTRIINKLVKLGYVIKEHSKEDGRSVIVYATKEARILEERLNDCWMKSVNISMKGLSKEEQDYLLLLLDRIKVNSLEFLEKDEINE; from the coding sequence ATGAAAACTAAATTAGACGAATACGTCGGGTATAATATTTTTGTTGTTGCCAGCCTGCTGAAAAGGCAAATCTTTAGAATATTATCCAAACAAAATATTAATATCACGCCTGATCAATGGATTGTACTCAGCTATATTTGGGAAAACGATGGTCAAACAATTAGCGAGTTAGTTAAAAACTCTAATAAAGATTTTGCTAATGTCACTCGGATTATTAATAAGCTAGTAAAGTTGGGGTATGTTATTAAAGAACATAGCAAAGAAGATGGACGTAGTGTTATTGTGTACGCTACTAAGGAAGCGAGAATACTCGAAGAAAGATTAAATGACTGCTGGATGAAGTCTGTTAACATTTCTATGAAAGGGCTAAGTAAAGAAGAACAAGACTATCTACTCCTCTTACTTGATAGAATAAAAGTCAACTCTCTAGAATTTTTAGAAAAAGATGAAATTAACGAATAA
- a CDS encoding hypothetical protein (KEGG: bth:BT_0781 hypothetical protein~SPTR: Putative uncharacterized protein;~IMG reference gene:2504106479~PFAM: Uncharacterised ArCR, COG2043), with product MDIKSFILNYKEAFSERAELPIAFWYSAEAIAETDKINGCLFKGLKLVRDGIPISLNEANIGCGGGKFYTGFAEMNDYIPQFVSLKERYKQTPEMVCSFIDKMQVPKAKGAYLNFARLDLIDSFDLIEGLLFLVTPDILSGLATWAYFDNNSDSAVQSLFGSGCSTVVTRAVLENKKQGRSTFIGFFDPSVRPYFEENILSFVIPFSRFKEMYHTMRQSCLFDTHAWSKIRDRIQT from the coding sequence ATGGATATTAAGAGTTTCATATTAAACTATAAAGAGGCCTTTTCAGAAAGAGCTGAGTTGCCTATTGCTTTTTGGTACTCTGCTGAGGCTATTGCCGAAACGGATAAAATAAATGGTTGTTTATTTAAAGGACTGAAATTGGTTAGAGATGGAATTCCTATTAGTTTAAATGAAGCGAATATAGGTTGTGGGGGAGGGAAGTTTTACACAGGATTTGCCGAGATGAATGATTATATTCCTCAGTTCGTTTCGTTGAAAGAACGATATAAACAGACACCAGAAATGGTATGTAGTTTTATTGACAAAATGCAAGTTCCTAAGGCTAAAGGAGCTTATCTTAACTTTGCTCGGTTAGATTTAATTGATTCTTTTGATCTTATTGAAGGATTGTTATTTTTGGTTACTCCAGATATCTTATCGGGGTTAGCAACTTGGGCATATTTTGATAATAACTCCGATTCAGCAGTGCAATCTTTATTCGGCTCTGGGTGTAGTACAGTTGTAACTAGAGCTGTTTTAGAAAATAAGAAGCAAGGACGCTCAACTTTTATCGGTTTCTTTGATCCCTCTGTTAGACCTTATTTTGAGGAAAATATTTTAAGTTTCGTTATTCCTTTTTCCCGTTTTAAAGAAATGTATCACACCATGCGTCAAAGTTGTCTTTTCGACACTCATGCTTGGAGTAAGATAAGAGATAGGATTCAGACATAA
- a CDS encoding cyclic nucleotide-binding protein (InterPro IPR000595~KEGG: fjo:Fjoh_4064 cyclic nucleotide-binding protein~PFAM: Cyclic nucleotide-binding domain~SPTR: Cyclic nucleotide-binding protein;~manually curated~IMG reference gene:2504106483~PFAM: Cyclic nucleotide-binding domain) produces the protein MNLLSNKIKEMTKVTDDELQLILSKFKSARFKKDEFLIFSEQEQNQKMFFVRQGCLRIFFVNKEGIESTRHLIFENHFATTLTNFITDLPSLEYIQALENCDVNYILKKDFFRLLETIPCWEIFYRKYLEYAYVTNTSRLESFITLSALKRYKLLLNQNPVIVRRLSNKIVASYLSISQETLSRLKSKL, from the coding sequence ATGAACCTTCTAAGTAACAAGATAAAAGAAATGACAAAGGTTACTGATGATGAGTTACAACTTATTCTCAGTAAATTTAAATCTGCCCGTTTCAAAAAAGATGAATTTCTCATTTTTTCAGAACAAGAGCAAAATCAAAAGATGTTTTTTGTGCGACAAGGCTGTTTAAGAATATTCTTTGTCAATAAAGAAGGCATTGAATCTACCCGACACCTCATTTTTGAAAATCATTTCGCTACTACTCTAACCAACTTCATCACTGACTTACCTAGCTTGGAATACATCCAAGCATTAGAAAATTGTGATGTCAATTATATTCTCAAAAAAGATTTCTTTAGGTTGTTAGAAACTATTCCTTGTTGGGAAATATTTTATAGAAAGTACTTAGAATATGCGTATGTAACCAACACTAGCCGACTAGAGTCTTTCATTACGTTATCTGCTCTAAAGCGATACAAATTACTGCTCAACCAAAATCCTGTTATTGTACGTAGGTTATCCAATAAAATTGTGGCCTCTTACCTCAGCATATCACAAGAAACATTGAGCCGTCTGAAATCAAAGCTATAA